Proteins encoded together in one Mus caroli chromosome 4, CAROLI_EIJ_v1.1, whole genome shotgun sequence window:
- the LOC110293659 gene encoding arylacetamide deacetylase-like 4 has translation MILMITLFTTASFLVLGVSVWVLIKEIFTVHVPPPIPQRLKFHMLHYFFQLTIALGNVLEKMKICPMPRFFCFIQDLLVSKNNFGVLVKNMHFGTIPVRLFQPKATSSGPRKGIIFYHGGGGVFGSLDCYHNTCSYLAHETDSVVMAVGYRKLPDHHHPVAYHDCLNATVHFLKELKTYGVDPARVVVSGESIGAGAAAIIAQVVLARKDLPQFRAQVLINPIVQGVNFQLPSYQQYSDVPFLSRKFLMTCACKYLAIDQSWKDAMLKGTFIPPDHWKKYEKWLSSDNIPQRFKRQGRQPEFPGPFNESAYLETNHVFSLETSPLLADDKTIAQLPETFLVSSEYDVLRDDTLLYKKRLEEQGVPVTWCHLEDGFHGCIVLFDKNALSFPCSKKAMSSTVSFIKGI, from the exons ATGATCTTGATGATAACACTCTTCACCACTGCAAGCTTCCTGGTCCTGGGGGTCAGTGTATGGGTTCTCATAAAAGAAATCTTCACTGTACATgttcctcctcccatcccccaacgACTGAAATTTCACATGCTCCACTACTTCTTCCAGCTGACAATAGCATTG GGGAATGTACTGGAGAAGATGAAAATTTGCCCCATGCCCCGCTTTTTCTGCTTTATACAAGACCTCTTGGTGTCAAAGAATAACTTTGGTGTGTTGGTGAAGAACATGCATTTTGGCACAATTCCTGTGAGACTGTTTCAGCCCAAGGCAACCTCCTCTGGCCCCCGGAAAGGCATCATCTTCTACCATGGAGGAGGTGGTGTGTTTGGTAGCCTTG ATTGTTACCACAACACTTGCAGTTACCTGGCCCATGAGACAGATTCGGTGGTAATGGCAGTGGG GTACCGAAAACTTCCTGACCATCATCACCCTGTTGCTTACCATGATTGCTTGAATGCCACAGTCCACTTCTTGAAAGAACTTAAAACCTATGGCGTAGACCCGGCACGGGTGGTGGTTAGTGGAGAAAGCATTGGAGCTGGGGCTGCGGCCATTATTGCTCAGGTGGTATTGGCCAGAAAAGATCTTCCCCAGTTTCGGGCTCAAGTCCTGATAAATCCAATCGTCCAGGGGGTCAATTTTCAGTTACCATCTTACCAGCAGTATTCAGATGTCCCATTTCTCTCTAGGAAATTTTTAATGACTTGTGCATGTAAGTATCTGGCCATTGACCAGTCTTGGAAGGATGCCATGTTGAAAGGTACTTTTATACCCCCAGACCACTGGAAAAAGtatgagaaatggctcagctctGACAACATCCCCCAAAGATTCAAGAGACAAGGCCGACAACCTGAGTTTCCTGGGCCTTTTAATGAGTCTGCCTATTTGGAAACCAACCATGTTTTCAGTTTAGAAACTTCACCTCTCCTGGCAGATGACAAGACCATTGCTCAGCTTCCTGAAACCTTCCTGGTGAGCAGTGAGTATGATGTTCTCCGTGATGACACTTTACTCTACAAGAAGCGGTTAGAGGAACAGGGGGTTCCTGTGACATGGTGCCATTTGGAAGATGGGTTTCATGGATGCATAGTTTTATTTGATAAGAACgctctctcttttccttgctCAAAAAAGGCTATGAGTTCCACAGTCAGTTTCATAAAGGGCATATAA